A part of Pirellulaceae bacterium genomic DNA contains:
- a CDS encoding ATP-dependent DNA helicase RecG: MPTESAQQSQLLFGPVARVPGVGAERARLLAKLGVRRGIDLLFLFPRSFQEPAPLARASEFVEGGRVSFLGTVLDIGQRVTQSGKHLLGVQVAVEGGGNVRLVWFNQAFRAEMYRPGDQLLVTGVLKSTVLNWEMVQPQTRPAADQPPASNHPLPIYPLTEGLKQSAMHQMLRQAVPVLVEQIEEALPEIIQQRLNVPGIRQAINDVHFPASLAAAQAALRRFKLQELLVLQLALAMQRSQREQATRAPQCEPSGKLHARILNRLGHSLTADQSSAVEDIRQDMARAIPMNRLLQGDVGCGKTLVAQYAMLLCVANGHQAALMAPTEVLARQHAETLQRNLARSRVQVGLLHGGLPRGQRTKLLEQISAGQVNLIVGTQALLSEQVHFQRLGLVIVDEQHKFGVLQRARLRSEQLQPHYLILSATPIPRTIAMTAFGDLDVSIIRTRPPGQATVRTYLTTHEQLSSWWQFVDRQISRGRQAYVIAPRIATAAVPEPPVQETISAFVDEVQPSAINASSELEQPDSAIKQQQMPTTSLPSVREGAASAKGTFELLRAGPLAHRRLGLLHGRLPPHEKEAVLDQFARGQLDVLVATTVVEVGIDVPNASVITILDADRLGLSQLHQLRGRVARGRFTGYACAVASVGCQSQDNERLAAFQKTDNGFELAELDLKLRGPGDLLGTSQTGMPSLRVANLVEDTELLDLARETAREILKSDPQLAQPEFTRLIHQTLRRYGKSLELGDVG; encoded by the coding sequence ATGCCTACGGAATCAGCCCAGCAATCACAACTGCTGTTTGGACCCGTCGCTCGAGTGCCTGGAGTAGGGGCGGAGCGTGCGCGGCTGCTGGCTAAGCTGGGTGTCCGGCGAGGAATCGACCTGCTGTTCCTGTTTCCACGCAGCTTCCAAGAGCCTGCTCCACTGGCGCGGGCCAGCGAGTTTGTGGAAGGGGGGCGGGTATCTTTTCTTGGCACGGTGTTAGATATTGGTCAGCGCGTTACGCAAAGCGGCAAGCATCTGCTGGGCGTGCAGGTGGCTGTTGAGGGCGGTGGCAATGTGCGCTTAGTGTGGTTCAATCAGGCGTTCCGCGCAGAGATGTATCGCCCCGGCGATCAGCTATTGGTCACCGGAGTCTTGAAATCGACGGTGCTGAACTGGGAAATGGTCCAGCCGCAAACGCGACCCGCTGCTGACCAGCCGCCTGCAAGCAATCATCCACTGCCCATTTATCCGCTGACTGAGGGGCTGAAACAATCGGCCATGCATCAGATGCTTCGCCAAGCAGTACCAGTGCTGGTGGAGCAGATCGAGGAAGCACTGCCCGAAATCATCCAGCAACGCCTGAATGTTCCAGGCATCAGGCAGGCAATCAACGATGTGCATTTTCCAGCATCGCTAGCAGCGGCCCAGGCAGCTCTGCGGCGATTTAAGCTGCAAGAGCTGCTGGTGCTGCAACTGGCCCTGGCCATGCAACGCTCGCAGCGTGAGCAGGCGACACGCGCGCCACAGTGTGAGCCTTCGGGCAAGCTGCACGCCAGAATTCTGAACCGACTAGGGCATTCGCTAACCGCTGATCAATCCTCGGCAGTCGAGGACATTCGCCAGGATATGGCACGGGCAATTCCAATGAATCGTTTGCTTCAGGGCGACGTTGGCTGTGGCAAAACTTTGGTGGCTCAATATGCCATGCTGTTGTGCGTGGCCAACGGGCATCAAGCCGCGCTGATGGCTCCCACTGAGGTGCTGGCTCGGCAGCACGCCGAGACCCTGCAGCGTAATTTGGCCCGCAGCCGCGTCCAAGTTGGTTTATTGCATGGCGGCTTGCCACGTGGCCAGCGCACCAAGTTGTTAGAACAAATCTCTGCTGGCCAGGTGAATTTGATTGTTGGTACGCAAGCTCTGCTGTCTGAACAGGTCCATTTTCAGCGACTTGGATTGGTGATTGTAGATGAGCAGCATAAGTTTGGCGTATTGCAGCGGGCTCGCTTGCGCAGCGAGCAGTTGCAACCGCACTATTTGATTCTGTCGGCCACCCCGATTCCTCGAACCATCGCTATGACCGCTTTTGGCGATCTGGACGTGTCAATCATCCGCACCCGACCGCCTGGACAAGCGACAGTGCGCACCTATCTAACTACCCATGAGCAACTGTCGTCTTGGTGGCAATTCGTAGATCGCCAGATTTCGCGCGGGCGCCAGGCGTACGTGATCGCACCACGCATTGCTACGGCGGCTGTCCCGGAGCCTCCTGTACAGGAGACGATATCAGCTTTTGTTGACGAGGTGCAGCCGTCAGCAATCAACGCCTCGAGTGAACTGGAGCAGCCAGACTCGGCCATCAAACAGCAGCAGATGCCGACAACCAGCCTGCCATCGGTTAGAGAAGGTGCAGCCAGCGCCAAGGGCACATTCGAGCTGTTACGAGCCGGTCCGCTGGCACATCGTCGATTGGGATTGCTGCACGGTCGCCTGCCACCTCACGAAAAAGAGGCCGTATTGGATCAGTTTGCACGCGGTCAGCTGGACGTACTGGTGGCGACCACTGTTGTCGAAGTGGGCATCGACGTTCCCAATGCATCGGTAATCACGATTTTGGACGCCGATCGACTAGGGTTGTCACAATTGCACCAACTGCGTGGTCGCGTCGCCCGTGGTCGATTCACGGGCTACGCCTGTGCTGTGGCGTCCGTTGGTTGCCAGAGCCAGGATAACGAGCGGCTGGCGGCTTTCCAGAAAACCGACAACGGTTTTGAACTGGCCGAGTTGGATCTGAAACTGCGTGGACCAGGCGACCTGTTAGGAACATCCCAAACTGGTATGCCATCCTTGCGCGTCGCCAATTTGGTCGAGGATACCGAACTATTAGATCTAGCGCGCGAGACGGCGCGTGAAATACTTAAATCTGATCCTCAGCTCGCCCAACCCGAGTTCACTCGGTTGATCCATCAGACGCTTCGTCGCTACGGAAAGTCGCTGGAGTTGGGAGATGTGGGCTGA
- a CDS encoding MBL fold metallo-hydrolase, protein MSTEIVRGIFQLVLPTPFAVGPVNCYLSTESPITLVDTGTNWPESRAELEQQLRRLGLDLSNIERIVITHAHADHFGLAASIVEQSGAEVLTHRYNQPTLQPTDAVRRERSQFYREFMTECGVPQSELEQVMQWRVEARGYSQPVSVDRWIDEGDRLLLGGRRWHVYHTPGHAGGLICLFEPEDRVLLSNDHLLRNISSNPVVEPHPDGGPRPHRLVEYLHHLERMVDLRPQIAWTGHGAEIHDVAKTVRQRLRFHVRRASYVMELLSQQSRTAYDLARSIFGRRDGFDSFLALSETIGHLDWLNLQGKVQLDPTEAVHLWKILDQ, encoded by the coding sequence CGCGGAATTTTTCAGCTCGTTTTGCCTACACCGTTTGCCGTGGGGCCGGTTAACTGTTATTTGTCAACTGAGTCGCCGATCACACTGGTCGACACGGGGACGAACTGGCCGGAGTCGCGCGCCGAATTGGAACAGCAGTTGCGGCGTTTAGGACTCGACCTGTCAAACATCGAGAGGATAGTGATTACTCATGCGCACGCAGATCACTTTGGACTGGCCGCCTCGATCGTCGAGCAGTCAGGGGCCGAGGTGTTGACGCACCGCTATAACCAGCCGACGCTGCAGCCTACAGACGCAGTGCGCCGCGAGCGCTCACAATTTTATCGGGAATTCATGACCGAGTGCGGTGTTCCACAGTCCGAACTGGAGCAGGTTATGCAGTGGCGCGTCGAAGCTCGTGGCTACAGCCAGCCAGTTTCGGTTGACCGGTGGATCGATGAAGGCGATCGGCTGTTGCTGGGCGGACGCCGGTGGCATGTCTACCATACTCCTGGGCACGCAGGAGGCCTGATCTGTCTGTTCGAGCCAGAGGATCGAGTACTGCTTTCAAACGATCACCTACTGCGGAATATCAGTAGTAATCCGGTGGTCGAGCCGCATCCAGACGGCGGGCCCAGGCCTCACCGGCTAGTGGAGTACCTGCATCATCTGGAGCGTATGGTGGATCTGCGACCGCAGATTGCTTGGACCGGACACGGTGCTGAGATTCACGATGTTGCCAAGACAGTACGCCAACGCCTGCGGTTTCATGTGCGACGCGCTAGTTATGTAATGGAGCTGCTGAGTCAACAGTCGCGCACGGCCTACGATTTGGCACGATCCATCTTCGGACGGCGAGACGGCTTCGATTCGTTTCTGGCATTGTCGGAAACCATCGGGCATTTGGATTGGTTGAACTTGCAGGGCAAAGTACAGCTCGATCCAACCGAGGCGGTGCATCTGTGGAAGATTCTTGACCAGTAG